From the genome of Xiphophorus couchianus chromosome 15, X_couchianus-1.0, whole genome shotgun sequence:
ACTTGGCCCGCCGTGGAAAATGCAGAGATTGCCTTTGATAAATATACAGCAGACACTTCtgcgtttgtgtttttctccgAAACATGTCGGATAAAAAGGCAGTCCGGTCTGTCATTCGGAAGCCACTTTGTTTACGTGGCTATTTAAAGCAGGACTGagcatgaaaatattttgcattcGTTAAGTAGAAGTGATAACCTTTTCACAGGGGTAGTCATGAGGTACAACTACCTCTTGTCCTCAGGGTCCTAAGTCTATGTGTTCTCTTTTCTTGCTTGGGTTTTCACCCAAACCGTGCATGTAAATAGCGCCATCACCGTTATGCAGCGCTTTGTTGCCTTGATCTTAAGGGGAAGCAGGGATGACATTTCTCAGTCAATGAAAGACTCGCATTCCTAACTTGTTGCAGCTTGTTATTCACAAGTTGGCGGCACCCAAACgaacagttatttatttttcaagccGTGCACCGGATTCAGTTCAATTCGTTTAGTTTAGCGCAGCTCAATTTGATTCACCTTGgctcaattcagttcagttctctTCATTTCAGATTGGCTTCATTCAATTTAGCTCACTTCCAATTGGCATGATGTAATTCTGTTCATTTCAGTTCAATTTGGTTAAGACCAGTTCTGTTCAGGACAGATCACCAGTCCACCGCAACCCTCAGTTTAGTTCAgctcagtttcattttaattatttcacctGATCCAGTGCATTTCAGCTTGGTTCTAAGCCATGCAGTTCAGTTTGGATCAgctcattttagtttaatttaaattaattcaggtcatttcagtttattgatgttttcttcaacgctacagagaaaaaaacccctcaggGTTCTCCAATTGTCATTCAATTTAGCTTAATTGatgcattttcttcaaaaagCTGTGTAATCAGTTTAATAAGATCCCTCGTTGTGAGGAAGGTCGGTGGAGATGAGCGATTCCCCATGTTGCAGCCCCGTGGAGAGTCAGACCGGGCAGCCATCAGTATTGAACAACTGATAACTTGCAAAATGTCCATCATAATATACTTCAAAAAAGCTTGAAACGGTTACtgttttttatctaaatttaaatttagtttcagCTAGTTAAAGCTGCAGACGTAATCCATTAGACCTCTTTCAACGATGCACTTTTCAGACTCACGGATCTAAAACGTAGGGCGTACAACAAGCATAAGAacaaaaagttgtcattttcATAGCTTTCACTCACATTGTCCTGTTTTGCCTTTGGTTAGTTGTAGTTGCTCAATCATAGAAAAgtatttcagatttgttttgttgctgtaacAGAGTCCATTATTTCTGTTTAGCCTGAGTCCTAACTGAACGTTTTGTGTCCTTGCAGTGTTTCCACGTGTCTTACTCTGCCCTCACCATGTTCATAAGCACAGACCAGAAGGAACGGGACTCAGCCACTGCTTACCGTAAGCTTCCTCTATTATTCATGCTGCCGCGTCCGCGACGAAGCATGACGTCGtctttgttttggggttttgacAGGAATGACGGTGGAGGTGATGGGGACCCTTTTGGGCGCTGCCGTCCAGGGCCAGATCGTGGCCAGCGCTCACACTCAGAAGCATTGCTCTCCTCACAACATGTCTGCTGGTTACCTTGGAAACAGCAGTGGGGCAGAGATCGTGAAGAGCCTGGTGCCCTCCCAGGAGTACCTGTCACAAGCTGTGAGTGTCTCTCTGCCAGTCCGAGAGCTCAGGTGTAACTAAAAATGGGGCAAAGAGTCGGTTTGAAAATAACGAGGGCTGTCACCGCAGCGCTCTGGCTCGAACCTGTAGTGgtggtgcgtgtgtgtgcgcggacatgtgtgtgtgtgtgcgctactttcaaaaacaccaaaagggtttaaaaaaaagagagacagagttgaatgaaaagaaagattGTTTAAAATTGGCTCCATATTTACTGACTGTCTGGTAGTTCTGACACTGGAaatatgttcacattttatCCCGTGTAACCCACGGGACTGAGGGGAGGCGGCTCCGTTTGATATCTGAACCGGCGTCCCCGGCCTGCTCCCCGTTTACGACCACAAAAAGGGGGTCCCTCCCTCACATCAGGCTCCAAGAAGCAGCCCCAGTGAACTGCCGGGTCTCGGCAGCCTGCAAGTCATTAGacttatttatgtttcacaCAGATCCTTTCTACACACCCcagataaaacaataaagtcagaaagtGTTCATACCCCTGAcacttattcacattttgtaaaacataacaGTCAATCGGAATTTTGtctgattattaattattagCAAAAGCTAATAATTGGGAGATggaagtaaaatattatttgatttatttttttttaggctttTGTAAGGGAAGGAGGGAAATGATGCATTTATGTAGAGTTGGAGAGAAGATGTAGGGCAgcggtgtccaaacttttgcaTTTGAAAGCATTTGTGGCCTCCAAAACGTTTGTGGAGTTTTGGAGGCCACAAAAACTCCAGTGGCCCTTTTGAGTAAAAGTCgttggaaaattaaaataaagttaagaTAAAACCTGGCAAACAAATCAGAAATTACTTGAGTTGTAgccaagattttcttttcttttttttgtgtcaataaattattacatttctgGATTGggtcagtcaaagtccagactttaaaaatattttgcaaggTTTGAAACTTGCTTTTCAAACGCAAACTTTATGCAATCTGAGTTGGAGTGATTTTGGAAAGAAGGATGGCCAAACGTTTCACTTTCTGCACTTGCAAAGCTCGTGGAAATGTAACCCTACAGACTTCCAAATGAGTCATGAATAATGCATGCCtcacaattcagatttttacttgtagaacatttttatattatttctcTTCCGctgctctgctttgtgttggtatatCACTAGAAATCCCACGAATATATGCGAAAGTAGAGACAAAATACGGAAAGTCTGTTGTCTTGTCATTTAAGGCAGCACAGCAAGACGTAATAAACGATATTTCAGTTTGTAGATCTGCGAATAAACACAAGCTGCTGTACAGCCTCGGCCATGGGAGTTTCTGTGCGGATGAAACATCCTGggttggattttatttgcacCGCAGCTATTTGGGTTTCAAATGAGACCTTTCCAGTGGATTTTGGGTGAACCCTATTGGTGCAATACCACTCACCGCTCCTACCCCCTCTGCAGTCAGCCGCTAAATTCAACCCCCCTCACCCCCTCTCTTTGTGGTCGCTGCTGAGGGTGGCACACAGTCTGGGCAAACTCCGTCTGCTTTCGGAAACAGGGAGTGTTTGATGTGCGTAAATAATGAAGAACCACCGGGCCGAGCCGCATGGTAAAatagcaaacaaacacaaagttgtttAAGGCAGAGCAGTTCCTGTCACGGTCGGGGTGAAACGGTTACGTCTGTATTTTTGGACGCAGGTCTGCTTGGGGTTGGTTTCCTTCGGGTCGGCTCTGTTTGGACGTATCAAACCAAGAGCGAAACCCTGCACAGAAAACCACCGACAATAAGTCAGCCACTTGGAACTAACAACAAAGAACCGAAGAGCACGAGTTTCTCTTGTTTCCAGTAAATGAATTTCATTGCTAATCAGAGAACTATCAATTATGAAGAACCAAACAGACTTGCTTGTGCTACTTCTGTGGGGGGGGGGAACAAGAAATAGACAGATGTAGGCCATGCAATGTGTTTGTTCCATTTCTGCAGAAGGAGGTCTACTTGATTGCTGCGGGTGTGATAGGAGCAGTGTTCCTGCTGTGCACTCTGGTGATGTTCCTGGGAGTCAAAGAGCGGGAAGGTGAGATCACCGAGATTATTAATATTCCTCATAAATGATTTCACTTCCACATGCcagtgttacatttatttataaagagcATTTGAAAAGGAGTGTTGACAAGAATGCTTTACAGTTTCACCACAAAAAGAGCATATAGAGCaatactgtaataaaataaaatacaatctaTCAGGGCTGCAATTAACGATTGccttagtaatcaattattctgacgattaatcggttAATTGGAtcaaaaaaattggcacattttgcaggtttttcatttaaaccttttttatgcaatataaaaaaaatccataaaaaatgcaaatgagatCATGAAAtcaatttcttaaataaaataaacttttaattgacAAACATGCAATAATGTAGCATTCCTTAAGTGATAATGTGTAGCAAGTTACACAGTTACAACTAAAAAAGTACTtataacatcaacatgtgaaagtCGCTGTATTAATTTAACGTCAATACAGTAAAatcaatacagaaaaataatctcttgattatttttggattaaccgattaataattggatagcaaaatgtgcttaatttgagattttttcttaaaaaatttgaaccaagtgaagctaaaacatttttacagacaaagattttttagattttatctgCAAAATGCATGTaagttttgtacagttttggcttaattagtGGAATAGATTGTTCTTTTATCAAATGTCCATATTTTTGAGTGTTTCTACTCCAGTAAACGATTAATCGGTTacaaaattagttgacgattatttcgaTAATCGATTCGTCACGATTAATTGTGATAGCCATACAATACATAAAACACTGGGCTAATTCAACTTTTGGAACTTGGAATGGAAGCATATGtggaagaggaaataaaaataatattttctttgtgtacAAAGATGTTTTGAAATTCcccacaatatattttttatgccTCATTTTCGataatcaaatttttatttagatttaggcattttactgctttccttAGAATAATAGCCTTACTGGagctaaaattatttatgaagtGCAGCCAAATGGTTATTACGCTGTAAATGATGGCTCGGAGAGACACAAACCTTAGCCACCGCATTGCAGGGGCAGTTCCACTAGTCCCACTGAGCAAATCTATCGCCTTTGCCTTACTGCATGTTATCTGATAGGTCTGCGTGTATTTATCCCCCATCGTTCAGATCCCTACGGCCCGAAGACGGAGGAGCAGATCCCCTTCGTGCAGGGCTTCCTCAAAGTGATGGGACACGGGCCGTACATCATCCTGACAGCTGCATTCCTCCTCATCACTGTCGCAGTTCAGGTAATTGTCTCGGCGAGACATTCGTCAGATGCAGCGTCGCATTAAGCAGAAGCCGTCATGAGCGCCGACAGCGTGGGAGCATTCCTGCCGCTCCGTCTCGTTTGATCTGTGTAAAAGAACACCTACCGTTATGTTTGTGGCTTTGAGTTCCTGGTCTCCTCTGGGCGATACTGACAGGGCTTGTTGTGTGGCGCATCTGGCATCTTTACAGAATTTAGATTACAAAGGAGACTTCCCAAGCTttctggattgttttttttttttcctttctttttttttgtcagctgtCATCCGTGTGAGTCTCACAGGGGGAATAAATCACAGCAGAAAACTCCCCCCGTCAGCAGCTTCTCCAGTCACTTTGTTTGGCACTCGCTGCAGCACGCCGAGTGCCCCCATCGACTGCGCCGCATATCTGAGTATCTGAATGTCCCCTCTCTCAATTCTGCAGCTGACACAGAGCAACTTCGTGCTCTTCTGCACCTACGCTGCCGGACTGAGGGAGCACTTCCAGAACATCGTGGTGGTGATCCTCGTGAGTCGCCAGATTTACTTCCTATTCGCATACAAGATCTACCTTGCAgcacaacacaaaacaaaagaaagcccTATGTTCACAATTCTAACTTACCGACGATGCAGAGTCTCATTTAGAATCAAATTTCTGAAGTGTTTCACACATCATCTGCTTCGTCTCGTCACCCTGCAGGTCTCTGCGCTGTTCAGCATACCGTTCTGGCAGTGGTTCCTGAAGAGATTTGGGAAGAAGACAGCAGCTTTTTGTGGCATCACGGTAAGCATCCTGGTTTCGGCTTTGCGACGTCGAACTTGCTTGTTTGTGCCATCTTGCGGGTGTGCCACATCCAGCTTCCGCAGTCACATAAACACATCTTCTTGACCTCACgtgtaaacatctgaaaacactTGTGCTTGTTTGTCTCTTTAGTGGATCATGCCCTTCTCCATGATGCTGGTGTTCATCCCTAACTTGGTGGTGGCTTACATTGTGGCTGTCTCCTCTGGGCTCAGCATAGCTGCGTCGCTGCTACTGCCATGGTGAGGCCTTTTGGAACACATCCCACATATTACTACTGTGTCccggttgttttttttttgttttgttcttttgctcCAAGATGCCGATGAGTCGCTTTAAACCATTTGTGCCCCGATTAGACACGCTAAAGTCCATTAAAAAAAGTTCTGAATTTGAAGGACGTAACAAAAGTTGATCAAAAACTGTTTCTTATTATTCtcacatttagcaaatagacgtttcatctgatttaaagtctgatagtaagaaaaaaaatggtttcatttataaatatctggtttcaaatgtATAACTAACTTCACACATACAGTTAGTCAGCTATACATTGTTCCCATTGTTTTGATGTGCAACAGTAAGCTGGAATGCTAGGCTAATGTTACCACGCTTCCcttctgttttgatatgactcgTTTCTAGCTCGACTCATAGCATATTTCAGAGGCGTCCCAATTaattgtgtgaaaacaaaattttctccGGTTTTCTAAACCGATCGCCTTGCTTTCAATGTCATAACTATGAATTAGCAGTGTTTCAGTCTAATGGTACAGAGCAGACAAGAAGTCGCGGAAAACAGTCTCTACCTCACTTTGAGCATCATTCCAAAGGGCGAACTCTTAGAGAAGACGTCTCACTAGCTGCAAGATATGGTTTGAGAGTCTAATAGTCTTTTAAAGAAGTTGGGTTTATAACCAAAGAGTCCTTTGTGTCTGCAGGCACTTTTGTATTAATGTCTGCATGGCAGTCATATGaaagaaatgttaatttaattagaaattttCGCCTATCTGCCCATCAGCACCACAAAGCTGCCCATGTTAGCTGAAACAGTCATCAGCATCTTGTTAATGATGATTTGATGCCCCACAGGGCTCCGTCCAATTACCCACTTCATGTCACGAAAGTGACgtcagttgaaaaaaaaagaaaaaaaaaaaagacaggagaTGCGGTGTCTGATGTAAATCTTTCGTGCCGTCACAGGCCTCCCACAACACAACTCCGGAGGTATCTTTACATCTGCCTCCCAGACGCTTCTTTGGTTGTCCCTGCTTAGCACTCGTCTCTTTTCCCCTTCCTTTTATCTCAAATTATAGCCTCCCAAGAGGGGGGCATGTTTACGTTGGAAGGGGCCAAATGTTTATTCTGCCTGTGGTCCAGCAATTCCGCCCACTGCTCATCATCTGATCGTGTCATTAGCTCTGTAATTTTAGCCCACCGTTATATCGGAGACCCTAAAGTTGGCATCACGTAATGATTTGCTAATATCTCTAGCGGTTTTGTGAGGAAATAAGGTAAGCGCATTAGCTTAAAGTTTTGCCAACTGCTTGAGTTACTTTGGGCGTTTAAGGGAAGCTCCCAACGTCCATCGCGAGACACTCTTTTCATAGCTtcgtgtttatttttgtgtgcatTCAATCCAGGTCCATGCTGCCAGATGTGGTGGATGATTTCAGACTGACCAACAGCTCCTCTAAAGGCCATGAAGCCATCTTCTATTCGTTCTACGTTTTCTTCGTCAAGTTGGCCGCTGGCATCACCCTGGGAGTGTCCACTCTCTGCCTGCAGTGAGTCTCCAAGAAGTACACCCGTAACACGGTTATTTGATGTTTCAAGGTGTAGTGGAACGTAATCTGGTCCTTTCTAAGTCTTAAAGAATGCCAAACATCACATCTCAATATGGATTTGACTAAACCTAAGCTTGTATGCAGAAGCAGTGtgtgtaaaaatgaaatatatcaAACTTTCCAATAGCCTATACAATTGCATTTGACACCAATGCctaaaagtaattatttctgTTGATCGTCATCAGACATTAAACATACTTTAGTTCagtgcaggtttttttttttttagggggcGTCAAtatgccatgtttgttttttccaaaaagcaTTGAGTTTCGTCCAGAGATCTCTACCTTGATCTAATCATTTTGTGAGATCTTCTAGCGTATATCTAGAGTGTTTTGTCTTTGGAAGAGGTTGAGAGAGGCTAAAACTGTAATGTAGCAAAGTGTTGCCCAAACTCTTTGCCACTCGTTGTGGCATCAAGTTGCCACAACGTCATCAAGTTGTGGCACATTTTTGGTGTAATACACCATGGGTCAGTCGCCATTTATGTTTTCTTAGAGGTATCGGATTGGTAGTTTTGTAGCATCATGGTTCTGTATCTGTTCCTATATGGCCCGCATCTAAACAGAACCTGTACATCTTCATAGGTTTGCTGGGTACGAAACCCGCGGCTGCTCGCAGCCCCCTCCTGTGGTGTACACCCTCAAGCTCCTGATCGGCGCTGCACCCATAGCCTTCATCGTCACGGGGTTAATGATCCTGGTTTTGTATCCCATCAACGAAGACGTACGGCGCAGGAATAAACTCTGGCTGGAGGAGCTACGGTGTGTAGAAATCATTAATGCACAACTGCGGGAAAAGCTCTAATCCTTCGACTCTGTCCTTCCTTTCAACCTCCAAACTGTTGCAAACTTGTTGCGAAAGactttctgttaaaaaaaaaaaaaaaaaaaaaaactggtgagAGGGGGAGGAAAAATGCTGCTGTAAAGTGGTGGCAGTACCAAAGTGATCCGCCAATGTAAATACTCAGGGGGACTCCAGCTATCTTAAAGATACAGCATTTGAACACATGTAgttagattaaatatttaaggttCATGGGCTCTGAACTTCCTGCTTTCCCTTTGTTTCTTCATCAACCTACTCACAAAGCTTTGCCGTGACTAAACAAAGCAACTCGCAGGATCTTTTTGTGTTAAAAGTCAAAACCATATTTCTTCTGTAAGTTTTCAGATTCTTCACTAGGTCTTTTGGTGACGTCAATTGCTTGGGACGTTTCCAATTCCTCCAATTAGAAGAGCTCAGACAAATATCAAGGGTCAAAAGTGCCACAGTCCAACAAATGGGTAATAAATACATTGAACAAATATGGATATATTAAAAGTTACAGAAATGTGCCATTAAATCATCAAAGCCAAACAACTGATAGGGTATAAATTGTTTTCAACATGCTATTTGGTAAAAGgtcagtaaaacataaaaaattgttttgcttccaaaggaaaaaaaacaaaagaggtgaGATATCTCACTtcctgtcacaaaaaaaaacccttggCTTACTGAAGACAATTTCAAATCTAAATGTATACATTTGTTAGATTGCGGCACTTGTTAGCTAGCTCAGAAGAGGTGCATGAGTGCACTGACATTTTTGCACTGGAGATACCCGTCTGGTCGAATGAATTGTCTTGTGTGAATGGAAACCGAGATTGTGAGCGGTGTGGAAAGGAtttctcctctgttttcctACATTTGACTTTCCCTGCATCCTGACTTGTCTCCAAACGTGTCATAAACAAAGATCCCCATGCCTTAAGTTGACTTTAGGAGTTTTAATTAGGGACAGCTAAATCTTGTTGTAAGCTGTGGCCAAATAAGTCTTGTAGAttgatgaagaaaacaaaaaaaaggggggggtgGGGGGCGTTGGGAAACCTTCTGTATGTTTACTTTCTACCTATGGTACGAATGTTGCACTGATACTGATGTCTCTCGCAGGAAGCAAAGCATTGACTCCGAACCTACGAAGATTTAAGTAACGTGTGAGCAGGATGTTGGAGTGAATTCACAAAGCCACGGATTCCAGTCATGAGGCTGGAATGTTGCTCTTTGGTGTATATTACACTGTCAAATATGGAAATAgttttaatgtaaacattttttgttttactgccacacatactgtatagtcaccttgaatatatatataaacatataaatgaTTTATATAAATGAATGTATATTATATGCTGTGTTTAACTCTAcgctgttatttatttatgatacATAATTACAGAAAGATTGAGGACAGATGATGAATAAACACCGTGGAGACGGGATGGGACCAAATAAATCTCTCTTGTGTTTCTTCAGTGTGGAGGTGTTGCAATTAATCATATGGGGTCTAGTTATACGCAGATGTATGTTTATTGGTAGTCATAAATAGCATTTACCATTATGGCATAGGAGAAAGTACACCCTCTTTCAATTCTGGAGTTTTATCCATAAGAACATCATAAAACCAATTTGGTCTTTACCAAGTTTTAAAATCTCACCTCAAGTGTACATAAACATGccatggattttattttttccaagcCAAAAGAACCTATGTGACGAAGTAAGTACATCCCTCCTAGAAGCCAGAAAAGTAAATGCAATGAACTGAattctaaacaaaaatgtacagaaaaattTGAGCCGATAAGCCGCAAAACCTTTGGAACAATGTCCTATGAAGAGATGGGACCAAAGTGCAAATGGTCAAACCTCCATTTGATTGAAATACCGGTGACGGACGTGAAGCGAGCTAGCAGAAACGAATGGCTGTGAACACTACTTGTAATATCTAGAAAAATACATCTTCAGTTCTCAACAATGAGAAATGGACTTAAGTCTGGCTTGAATTATGGGGTGTACTTAGTTTCACACGCACATACACATATCTTTGTATTTTGATTGACATTTTTACACTTGAGGTtaaattgatatatttttgcaacaatAGCAAAGAGCACATTTATCTTATGTCCTTAAAAGTAAAACCATATGACTGGATTGTTGCTTTCTTTTGAACTGACCTTGCAGTTAAGAGAAATGGTGGAGTATTGCACCCTCTTGTGGTCAGATGTCTTACTGCCATCAACCAAGAAAATAGGTGgctttgtttaaatgtgttaGACATTCCTAATTTTTCTGGTATAACATTAACAGTTTTATAGTTGAGGTTAATCATCAAGCAGAAAAGTgaaatttcagacattttaggAGTAAAAACTGGATCTTACACTTCTTTGGGGagaaaatgacataatattGGCAGGGGACACATCTTGAATAGCTTAGAATTGCACTCTAGAACAATCGCTTTTTAGGGAGGAAGACTATAAAGACTGAATGAAATTTCCTCAAAC
Proteins encoded in this window:
- the mfsd2b gene encoding major facilitator superfamily domain-containing protein 2B isoform X2; this translates as MAAEFLSRAVKEGQEEPPASGAVAHSHARSHGHLQFQPLTRTSQWQATLDHTRSHARTHHFITPPRAQQPRYSCRLTRSLTAMTKAERGVQGSAEKMTKASEPLVPKAPQQSLQTNLNQKLTICSKLCFAIGGAPKEVTSSASAFFLQIYLLDVAQINPFQASLVLFIGRVWGAVTDPVIGFLITKSSWTKIGRLMPWILGCTPFLVVSYFCLWFVPPFINGRFVWYLVFYCLYQTLINCFHVSYSALTMFISTDQKERDSATAYRMTVEVMGTLLGAAVQGQIVASAHTQKHCSPHNMSAGYLGNSSGAEIVKSLVPSQEYLSQAKEVYLIAAGVIGAVFLLCTLVMFLGVKEREDPYGPKTEEQIPFVQGFLKVMGHGPYIILTAAFLLITVAVQLTQSNFVLFCTYAAGLREHFQNIVVVILVSALFSIPFWQWFLKRFGKKTAAFCGITWIMPFSMMLVFIPNLVVAYIVAVSSGLSIAASLLLPWSMLPDVVDDFRLTNSSSKGHEAIFYSFYVFFVKLAAGITLGVSTLCLQFAGYETRGCSQPPPVVYTLKLLIGAAPIAFIVTGLMILVLYPINEDVRRRNKLWLEELRKQSIDSEPTKI
- the mfsd2b gene encoding major facilitator superfamily domain-containing protein 2B isoform X1 gives rise to the protein MAAEFLSRAVKEGQEEPPASGAVAHSHARSHGHLQFQPLTRTSQWQATLDHTRSHARTHHFITPPRAQQPRYSCRLTRSLTAMTKAERGVQGSAEKMTKASEPLVPKAPQQSLQTNLNQKLTICSKLCFAIGGAPKEVTSSASAFFLQIYLLDVAQINPFQASLVLFIGRVWGAVTDPVIGFLITKSSWTKIGRLMPWILGCTPFLVVSYFCLWFVPPFINGRFVWYLVFYCLYQTLINCFHVSYSALTMFISTDQKERDSATAYRMTVEVMGTLLGAAVQGQIVASAHTQKHCSPHNMSAGYLGNSSGAEIVKSLVPSQEYLSQAKEVYLIAAGVIGAVFLLCTLVMFLGVKEREDPYGPKTEEQIPFVQGFLKVMGHGPYIILTAAFLLITVAVQLTQSNFVLFCTYAAGLREHFQNIVVVILVSALFSIPFWQWFLKRFGKKTAAFCGITWIMPFSMMLVFIPNLVVAYIVAVSSGLSIAASLLLPWSMLPDVVDDFRLTNSSSKGHEAIFYSFYVFFVKLAAGITLGVSTLCLQFAGYETRGCSQPPPVVYTLKLLIGAAPIAFIVTGLMILVLYPINEDVRRRNKLWLEELRCVEIINAQLREKL